Proteins encoded together in one Rhinoraja longicauda isolate Sanriku21f chromosome 22, sRhiLon1.1, whole genome shotgun sequence window:
- the ncoa6 gene encoding nuclear receptor coactivator 6 isoform X5 encodes MDSDDLPSLEGMIGTVWSTPIEGMNLVLDEAHLNLEVGENDFTVWIAFKGNMKDGDFSNKLDQIVNNMPCLLKMDSKKLKLGKVEPWNSVRVTFNIPREAAERLRLLAQNNNQQLRDLGILSIQIEGEGVINLALVQQRAQDIRVNGPVNPIRMEPGFSLQGGQGLIRVNNPSAPMLHSSSNMAASLVGSGASSEMMQNRLPHPSTRPTAQPAGMDSVLSTLNIQASGHHSGSLPQQPHIVQAMSTNRQIAPANLQQHQLQGGHSPFNPAQISIGGTWNQVPSAAIQSPVTQGALGTLANPIWKKAPMPGQMQPQQLQARPPLATVQTPAHPPPPYPFGSQQTSQAHQTFSQPCTSPQFASPPPKSHQGGPPRVPTPLQQAHLTNKSPASSPSTFQQSSPSSPTVNQPQQHLGPRTPQSSSLSQTFQPAVCQSSPNRGPIVQQGNLAAGFMMQANQLAQSSHSTLGGMPKRLPPTFPPGQPNHNFTQSQINQAVASATSMNSGILQGPPNQNAPHPGGPNIAASQNPMNVQSHGPTNMMQANLLGLHGSMNNQQSINTQVNMGNMQGQQGLQSQFIGMHQQIASSQGQVMNVQTQGLHPSSQMIISRPQLIQNQMMMATSQGHNVVASGQRMTPPKQLHSQQGQQIMTTHGQLIGPQGQVILQQSQMMGLPEQIVVSQVRGNKQGFTNQNQQNLIVGPGQMMRGPATNSQSNIVQFSTQMIQQNPLNGNSQGIGMQGQGLRTSVPHITQQHGDHTTSTSDINVTQMLPDLQMQQNAVASHLQTMQPGNSAGSHFAAHGMTFSSPYSTTASGSQVSLVTASGFPNNKDVTLTSPLLVNLLQSDITSAQFAMTNKQNNQAVTKPKKKKPSRSQKKKNSGSQQPEEQAQHVISDTRQMQPGLDDGDPQQMAGEQGVGMDPAANKLSEFANRSAGFHLQPVDQRALQQTSIQPIQHSQQQQQQQQPQQQQQMMMMLMMKQQQQQQQQQQDLAKPIRIPMNPNTQPSKPTLTPDVSRMPMNTAGNKAVMVSMPGQSGVPPSPDKSRMPLLVGHQAGNTLRKMTFQESMQNVPSSVPEEGNPTTHHPDGMGTELSLPTGVQLNPGPQPVPHPTQVLITGTKPGHSQIPTQGVSPQQQGPLPLQGAHNLHFPNNTTTTTQTSRPKTPNRASPRPYFPHTPTSRPPSTEPSEISLSPERLNASIAGLFPPQINILLPPRQPPLNRGFDQQGLNPTTLKAIGQAPTSIPPHATNPSVSTASQANKLDSVIVSSAKQVTAKRSTASTSRRASTGASRKTCQSSGRQSGKALKSTLTLQQSPALIPNMDVQKNVLMNAAQILSNPIPGSLSDPTNTVPTAPNLQMSVRIPANNSEESGGNNVLKQVSGNKEQVTFEYNPQSINKLGKKKGPEIQAKRGTKPLESSKAGGCGDEKSLRSLREVPISFNQLLDNSGSPGAAIKTTSSNQMEQSTPGDKEKAVAPDEPVVKEIPSTSSQLVCDTGLAPNRPEAGELNTNVTPSGPTLVPTPVVSASISTSNPVTVFLNSSPIKSTSNVIAPTQTQSQPTVVSSVVTMPTLGSKVISDVQPVVQAGSQPAFITAPVFINTSVFQVVKEPLLPQSTTVPKVTLPSTSSLVSQSVTVIQVSHTAQSSSCSAVSTTPSVNNTINSTSAPTSRMLAPKSSASPVQPPSTSPAPPNISSPSPHRSAADFNLSESLQNNGTVDQSSSASSHPTAVATSPTSASPVVQRKESLEHWDTGLPATGEDLNVANEGGQSEAKSTLEKSKSPTRKNAKSEKEGEEASSFQESSENGQRKRPSRPGSTIGAAKDTSTATSPTQTKRRKSK; translated from the exons ATGGACTCGGACGATCTACCTAGTTTGGAAGGCATGATCGGCACCGTGTGGTCTACACCCATTGAGGGGATGAACCTGGTGTTAGACGAGGCTCATCTGAATCTGGAAGTTGGCGAGAATGACTTCACCGTTTGGATTGCTTTCAAGGGGAACATGAAGGATGGTGATTTTTCAAATAAACTAGACCAGATTGTTAATAACATGCCATGCCTTCTGAAAATGG ATTCGAAGAAACTGAAGCTCGGGAAAGTGGAGCCATGGAACAGTGTTCGTGTAACGTTTAATATTCCCCGAGAAGCTGCAGAGCGGTTACGACTGTTGGCTCAGAATAATAACCAGCAGTTGCGGGACTTGGGCATTCTTTCTATTCAGATTGAAG gtGAAGGAGttattaatttggctttggtacagCAGAGAGCCCAAGATATCAGAGTAAATGGGCCAGTGAATCCGATCAGAATGGAACCAGGATTTTCCTTGCAAGGAGGACAAG gtTTGATTAGAGTTAACAATCCATCTGCTCCCATGCTTCACTCGAGCAGCAACATGGCAGCTTCCTTGGTCGGCAGTGGAGCAAGTTCAGAGATGATGCAAAATAGATTACCGCATCCCTCCACTCGACCCACCGCTCAACCTG CAGGTATGGATTCGGTGCTCTCAACTCTAAACATTCAAGCATCGGGGCACCACTCCGGATCATTGCCCCAGCAGCCTCACATTGTACAAGCAATGTCAACTAACCGGCAGATAGCACCAGCCAATCTGCAGCAGCACCAATTACAAGGAGGGCATTCTCCATTTAATCCAGCTCAGATTTCCATTGGTGGCACGTGGAACCAAGTGCCTTCAGCGGCGATCCAATCCCCAGTCACCCAGGGTGCTTTGGGAACTTTGGCAAATCCAATATGGAAGAAGGCTCCCATGCCTGGTCAAATGCAGCCCCAACAGCTTCAGGCAAGGCCTCCCCTGGCAACAGTACAGACCCCTGCTCATCCTCCACCTCCATACCCCTTTGGAAGTCAACAAACATCACAGGCTCATCAAACCTTTTCTCAGCCGTGCACCTCACCACAGTTTGCATCACCACCGCCGAAGAGTCACCAGGGAGGACCACCCCGAGTTCCTACACCCCTGCAGCAAGCTCACCTCACTAACAAGTCTCCGGCCTCGTCTCCTTCTACTTTCCAGCAAAGCTCCCCTTCCTCTCCAACAGTCAACCAGCCACAGCAGCACCTTGGGCCGAGAACACCACAGAGCAGTTCCCTCTCCCAGACATTTCAGCCAGCTGTGTGCCAGAGTTCTCCAAACCGAGGGCCCATTGTTCAGCAAGGAAACTTGGCCGCTGGGTTTATGATGCAGGCAAATCAGCTGGCACAGAGCTCCCATTCCACCTTAGGAG GCATGCCAAAGCGTCTTCCACCAACCTTTCCTCCTGGTCAGCCTAATCATAACTTCACTCAATCACAGATAAACCAAGCAGTTGCATCCGCCACGTCGATGAACAGTGGTATTCTGCAGGGGCCGCCTAATCAGAATGCACCGCATCCAG GTGGTCCAAATATTGCTGCTTCCCAAAATCCCATGAATGTACAGTCTCATGGGCCAACGAATATGATGCAAGCAAATCTTCTTGGACTTCATGGGAGTATGAATAACCAGCAGTCTATTAATACTCAAGTGAATATGGGTAACATGCAAGGGCAACAGGGCCTTCAGTCGcagtttattgggatgcatcagcaAATTGCATCTTCACAAGGCCAGGTGATGAATGTTCAAACTCAAGGTCTTCATCCGTCAAGCCAGATGATTATTTCTCGTCCTCAGCTCATCCAAAACCAAATGATGATGGCGACGTCCCAAGGCCACAACGTCGTTGCATCTGGACAGAGGATGACTCCACCCAAGCAGTTGCATTCACAGCAGGGTCAGCAAATAATGACGACTCATGGGCAGTTAATAGGACCTCAAGGTCAAGTCATCTTGCAGCAGAGCCAGATGATGGGGCTCCCTGAGCAGATTGTTGTTAGTCAGGTGCGGGGAAACAAACAAGGTTTCACTAATCAGAACCAACAAAACTTAATAGTGGGGCCGGGCCAGATGATGAGGGGACCTGCCACAAACTCGCAGAGTAATATCGTTCAATTTTCCACACAGATGATCCAGCAGAATCCTCTGAATGggaattctcaagggattggcaTGCAAGGACAAGGGCTGAGAACATCAGTACCTCACATAACTCAGCAGCATGGTGATCATACAACATCAACCAGTGACATCAATgtaacacagatgctgcctgatcttcaaATGCAGCAAAATGCAGTTGCCTCTCATTTGCAAACCATGCAGCCAGGTAACTCTGCTGGTTCCCATTTTGCAGCCCATGGTATGACCTTCAGTTCTCCTTACAGCACAACAGCAAGTGGAAGTCAGGTATCTTTGGTCACTGCCTCTGGTTTTCCAAACAATAAAGATGTCACTCTGACAAGTCCATTGCTCGTCAACTTGCTGCAGAGTGATATTACATCGGCGCAGTTTGCTATGACCAACAAACAGAACAACCAGGCTGTCACCAAACCCAAGAAGAAGAAGCCATCGCGTTCGCAGAAGAAAAAGAACAGTGGATCTCAGCAGCCGGAAGAGCAAGCACAACATGT GATTTCTGATACCCGTCAAATGCAGCCTGGGCTGGATGATGGCGATCCACAGCAAATGGCAGGAGAGCAGGGTGTAGGAATGGACCCAGCAGCCAACAAATTATCTGAATTTGCAAATCGATCTGCCG GATTCCACTTGCAGCCAGTTGATCAGAGAGCACTACAACAGACGTCCATTCAACCCATCCAGCACTCccaacagcaacagcagcagcaacaaccccagcagcaacagcaaatgatgatgatgttgatgatgaagcagcaacagcagcagcagcagcaacagcaggacTTAGCAAAGCCAATTAGAATTCCAATGAACCCCAATACGCAACCATCAAAACCAACCTTAACGCCAGATGTATCAAGAATGCCAATGAACACAGCTGGTAATAAAGCAGTCATGGTAAGCATGCCTGGCCAGAGTGGAGTGCCACCATCACCAGATAAGTCAAGGATGCCCTTATTGGTTGGCCATCAAGCTGGCAACACTCTAAGGAAGATGACTTTCCAAGAAAGTATGCAAAACGTCCCATCATCAGTCCCCGAGGAAGGCAATCCAACTACTCATCATCCTGATGGAATGGGAACTGAGCTTTCGCTTCCCACTGGAGTCCAACTTAATCCAGGACCCCAGCCTGTTCCCCATCCAACTCAAGTGCTCATCACCGGGACTAAACCAGGACATTCTCAGATCCCAACACAAGGTGTAAGTCCACAACAGCAGGGACCTCTTCCTTTGCAAGGTGCTCACAACCTTCATTTTCCGAATAATACTACCACTACTACGCAAACCTCAAGACCGAAAACACCAAACCGAGCAAGCCCCAGACCCTACTttccccatacacccaccagtagACCGCCCAGCACAGAACCTTCTGAGATCAGCTTATCGCCCGAAAGGCTGAATGCTTCTATCGCAGGTCTCTTTCCCCCTCAAATCAACATTCTCTTGCCTCCTAGGCAGCCCCCTCTAAATAGAGGGTTTGATCAGCAGGGTCTAAATCCAACTACACTGAAAGCAATTGGACAGGCCCCAACCAGCATTCCTCCTCATGCCACCAACCCTTCTGTTTCTACAGCATCGCAAGCAAATAAACTGGATTCGGTTATAGTCAGTTCGGCTAAACAGGTTACTGCAAAACGTTCGACTGCCAGTACGAGCAGGAGAGCTAGCACTGGGGCCAGTAGGAAAACTTGTCAAAGTTCAGGCAGACAAAGTGGGAAAGCCCTGAAGTCGACCTTGACCCTTCAACAGAGCCCAGCCCTCATCCCAAACATGGATGTACAAAAGAACGTTCTGATGAATGCTGCACAAATTCTGTCAAATCCAATTCCCGGAAGTTTGAGTGATCCCACCAATACAGTTCCAACTGCTCCAAATCTACAAATGTCTGTCAGAATCCCAGCTAACAACTCTGAAGAAAGTGGTGGCAACAATGTGTTGAAACAGGTCTCTGGTAACAAGGAGCAGGTGACTTTTGAGTACAATCCTCAAAGCATAAACAAGTTGGGAAAGAAAAAAGGGCCTGAGATTCAAGCAAAACGGGGAACGAAGCCGCTAGAATCCAGtaaagctggtggatgtggagatgagaaAAGCCTGCGATCTTTACGAGAGGTTCCAATTTCATTTAATCAACTTTTGGATAATTCTGGTAGTCCTGGTGCTGCCATTAAGACCACTAGTTCCAATCAAATGGAGCAATCTACACCTGGAGATAAAGAGAAAGCAGTGGCACCCGATGAACCTGTTGTTAAGGAAATTCCTAGCACATCATCACAACTTGTTTGTGACACTGGTTTAGCACCGAATCGACCGGAAGCAGGAGAATTAAATACTAATGTGACTCCGAGCGGTCCAACATTGGTGCCTACACCAGTCGTATCTGCATCCATTTCTACTTCAAATCCAGTTACAGTGTTTTTGAATTCCAGTCCCATTAAGTCTACAAGCAATGTAATTGCACCTACACAGACTCAGTCCCAGCCTACAGTTGTTTCATCCGTTGTCACAATGCCGACCTTGGGGAGCAAAGTGATATCTGACGTACAGCCAGTGGTACAGGCAGGTTCACAGCCAGCATTTATTACCGCACCTGTATTTATAAATACATCTGTATTCCAGGTTGTTAAAGAACCTTTGCTACCCCAATCAACCACCGTTCCCAAAGTAACTTTACCTTCGACTTCTTCATTGGTATCCCAGTCTGTTACTGTAATCCAGGTATCTCACACTGCTCAGAGttcatcatgctctgcagtttcaaCGACCCCATCTGTTAATAACACCATTAACTCCACGTCTGCACCAACGAGTAGAATGCTGGCTCCAAAGTCATCTGCCTCCCCAGTTCAACCACCATCCACCTCTCCGGCTCCTCCAAACATCTCCTCACCATCTCCTCACAGGTCAGCTGCAGACTTCAACCTCAGTGAATCTCTTCAGAATAACGGCACGGTTGATCAAAGCTCCTCAGCTTCATCCCACCCAACAGCAGTTGCAACATCGCCCACTTCGGCTAGCCCAG
- the ncoa6 gene encoding nuclear receptor coactivator 6 isoform X2, translating to MDSDDLPSLEGMIGTVWSTPIEGMNLVLDEAHLNLEVGENDFTVWIAFKGNMKDGDFSNKLDQIVNNMPCLLKMDSKKLKLGKVEPWNSVRVTFNIPREAAERLRLLAQNNNQQLRDLGILSIQIEGEGVINLALVQQRAQDIRVNGPVNPIRMEPGFSLQGGQGLIRVNNPSAPMLHSSSNMAASLVGSGASSEMMQNRLPHPSTRPTAQPGMDSVLSTLNIQASGHHSGSLPQQPHIVQAMSTNRQIAPANLQQHQLQGGHSPFNPAQISIGGTWNQVPSAAIQSPVTQGALGTLANPIWKKAPMPGQMQPQQLQARPPLATVQTPAHPPPPYPFGSQQTSQAHQTFSQPCTSPQFASPPPKSHQGGPPRVPTPLQQAHLTNKSPASSPSTFQQSSPSSPTVNQPQQHLGPRTPQSSSLSQTFQPAVCQSSPNRGPIVQQGNLAAGFMMQANQLAQSSHSTLGGMPKRLPPTFPPGQPNHNFTQSQINQAVASATSMNSGILQGPPNQNAPHPGGPNIAASQNPMNVQSHGPTNMMQANLLGLHGSMNNQQSINTQVNMGNMQGQQGLQSQFIGMHQQIASSQGQVMNVQTQGLHPSSQMIISRPQLIQNQMMMATSQGHNVVASGQRMTPPKQLHSQQGQQIMTTHGQLIGPQGQVILQQSQMMGLPEQIVVSQVRGNKQGFTNQNQQNLIVGPGQMMRGPATNSQSNIVQFSTQMIQQNPLNGNSQGIGMQGQGLRTSVPHITQQHGDHTTSTSDINVTQMLPDLQMQQNAVASHLQTMQPGNSAGSHFAAHGMTFSSPYSTTASGSQVSLVTASGFPNNKDVTLTSPLLVNLLQSDITSAQFAMTNKQNNQAVTKPKKKKPSRSQKKKNSGSQQPEEQAQHVISDTRQMQPGLDDGDPQQMAGEQGVGMDPAANKLSEFANRSAGFHLQPVDQRALQQTSIQPIQHSQQQQQQQQPQQQQQMMMMLMMKQQQQQQQQQQDLAKPIRIPMNPNTQPSKPTLTPDVSRMPMNTAGNKAVMVSMPGQSGVPPSPDKSRMPLLVGHQAGNTLRKMTFQESMQNVPSSVPEEGNPTTHHPDGMGTELSLPTGVQLNPGPQPVPHPTQVLITGTKPGHSQIPTQGVSPQQQGPLPLQGAHNLHFPNNTTTTTQTSRPKTPNRASPRPYFPHTPTSRPPSTEPSEISLSPERLNASIAGLFPPQINILLPPRQPPLNRGFDQQGLNPTTLKAIGQAPTSIPPHATNPSVSTASQANKLDSVIVSSAKQVTAKRSTASTSRRASTGASRKTCQSSGRQSGKALKSTLTLQQSPALIPNMDVQKNVLMNAAQILSNPIPGSLSDPTNTVPTAPNLQMSVRIPANNSEESGGNNVLKQVSGNKEQVTFEYNPQSINKLGKKKGPEIQAKRGTKPLESSKAGGCGDEKSLRSLREVPISFNQLLDNSGSPGAAIKTTSSNQMEQSTPGDKEKAVAPDEPVVKEIPSTSSQLVCDTGLAPNRPEAGELNTNVTPSGPTLVPTPVVSASISTSNPVTVFLNSSPIKSTSNVIAPTQTQSQPTVVSSVVTMPTLGSKVISDVQPVVQAGSQPAFITAPVFINTSVFQVVKEPLLPQSTTVPKVTLPSTSSLVSQSVTVIQVSHTAQSSSCSAVSTTPSVNNTINSTSAPTSRMLAPKSSASPVQPPSTSPAPPNISSPSPHRSAADFNLSESLQNNGTVDQSSSASSHPTAVATSPTSASPGSSNNSRRSPISCNKGRGKVDKIGQFLMTKACQKASPDKKDDPPASELASPGVDDQGQKAALPGSPEGEVAPAETNQTNIPSPASQPDLGTSANITLGATSSSTSSVSVSSPASTLNSTSQNNVASAASPQSREPESVVPVGDSSLAVSQSEGSCSSAEKVGADKEHLPTTVVQRKESLEHWDTGLPATAPQVVPEQISPSSVQPGTMVKNGEDLNVANEGGQSEAKSTLEKSKSPTRKNAKSEKEGEEASSFQESSENGQRKRPSRPGSTIGAAKDTSTATSPTQTKRRKSK from the exons ATGGACTCGGACGATCTACCTAGTTTGGAAGGCATGATCGGCACCGTGTGGTCTACACCCATTGAGGGGATGAACCTGGTGTTAGACGAGGCTCATCTGAATCTGGAAGTTGGCGAGAATGACTTCACCGTTTGGATTGCTTTCAAGGGGAACATGAAGGATGGTGATTTTTCAAATAAACTAGACCAGATTGTTAATAACATGCCATGCCTTCTGAAAATGG ATTCGAAGAAACTGAAGCTCGGGAAAGTGGAGCCATGGAACAGTGTTCGTGTAACGTTTAATATTCCCCGAGAAGCTGCAGAGCGGTTACGACTGTTGGCTCAGAATAATAACCAGCAGTTGCGGGACTTGGGCATTCTTTCTATTCAGATTGAAG gtGAAGGAGttattaatttggctttggtacagCAGAGAGCCCAAGATATCAGAGTAAATGGGCCAGTGAATCCGATCAGAATGGAACCAGGATTTTCCTTGCAAGGAGGACAAG gtTTGATTAGAGTTAACAATCCATCTGCTCCCATGCTTCACTCGAGCAGCAACATGGCAGCTTCCTTGGTCGGCAGTGGAGCAAGTTCAGAGATGATGCAAAATAGATTACCGCATCCCTCCACTCGACCCACCGCTCAACCTG GTATGGATTCGGTGCTCTCAACTCTAAACATTCAAGCATCGGGGCACCACTCCGGATCATTGCCCCAGCAGCCTCACATTGTACAAGCAATGTCAACTAACCGGCAGATAGCACCAGCCAATCTGCAGCAGCACCAATTACAAGGAGGGCATTCTCCATTTAATCCAGCTCAGATTTCCATTGGTGGCACGTGGAACCAAGTGCCTTCAGCGGCGATCCAATCCCCAGTCACCCAGGGTGCTTTGGGAACTTTGGCAAATCCAATATGGAAGAAGGCTCCCATGCCTGGTCAAATGCAGCCCCAACAGCTTCAGGCAAGGCCTCCCCTGGCAACAGTACAGACCCCTGCTCATCCTCCACCTCCATACCCCTTTGGAAGTCAACAAACATCACAGGCTCATCAAACCTTTTCTCAGCCGTGCACCTCACCACAGTTTGCATCACCACCGCCGAAGAGTCACCAGGGAGGACCACCCCGAGTTCCTACACCCCTGCAGCAAGCTCACCTCACTAACAAGTCTCCGGCCTCGTCTCCTTCTACTTTCCAGCAAAGCTCCCCTTCCTCTCCAACAGTCAACCAGCCACAGCAGCACCTTGGGCCGAGAACACCACAGAGCAGTTCCCTCTCCCAGACATTTCAGCCAGCTGTGTGCCAGAGTTCTCCAAACCGAGGGCCCATTGTTCAGCAAGGAAACTTGGCCGCTGGGTTTATGATGCAGGCAAATCAGCTGGCACAGAGCTCCCATTCCACCTTAGGAG GCATGCCAAAGCGTCTTCCACCAACCTTTCCTCCTGGTCAGCCTAATCATAACTTCACTCAATCACAGATAAACCAAGCAGTTGCATCCGCCACGTCGATGAACAGTGGTATTCTGCAGGGGCCGCCTAATCAGAATGCACCGCATCCAG GTGGTCCAAATATTGCTGCTTCCCAAAATCCCATGAATGTACAGTCTCATGGGCCAACGAATATGATGCAAGCAAATCTTCTTGGACTTCATGGGAGTATGAATAACCAGCAGTCTATTAATACTCAAGTGAATATGGGTAACATGCAAGGGCAACAGGGCCTTCAGTCGcagtttattgggatgcatcagcaAATTGCATCTTCACAAGGCCAGGTGATGAATGTTCAAACTCAAGGTCTTCATCCGTCAAGCCAGATGATTATTTCTCGTCCTCAGCTCATCCAAAACCAAATGATGATGGCGACGTCCCAAGGCCACAACGTCGTTGCATCTGGACAGAGGATGACTCCACCCAAGCAGTTGCATTCACAGCAGGGTCAGCAAATAATGACGACTCATGGGCAGTTAATAGGACCTCAAGGTCAAGTCATCTTGCAGCAGAGCCAGATGATGGGGCTCCCTGAGCAGATTGTTGTTAGTCAGGTGCGGGGAAACAAACAAGGTTTCACTAATCAGAACCAACAAAACTTAATAGTGGGGCCGGGCCAGATGATGAGGGGACCTGCCACAAACTCGCAGAGTAATATCGTTCAATTTTCCACACAGATGATCCAGCAGAATCCTCTGAATGggaattctcaagggattggcaTGCAAGGACAAGGGCTGAGAACATCAGTACCTCACATAACTCAGCAGCATGGTGATCATACAACATCAACCAGTGACATCAATgtaacacagatgctgcctgatcttcaaATGCAGCAAAATGCAGTTGCCTCTCATTTGCAAACCATGCAGCCAGGTAACTCTGCTGGTTCCCATTTTGCAGCCCATGGTATGACCTTCAGTTCTCCTTACAGCACAACAGCAAGTGGAAGTCAGGTATCTTTGGTCACTGCCTCTGGTTTTCCAAACAATAAAGATGTCACTCTGACAAGTCCATTGCTCGTCAACTTGCTGCAGAGTGATATTACATCGGCGCAGTTTGCTATGACCAACAAACAGAACAACCAGGCTGTCACCAAACCCAAGAAGAAGAAGCCATCGCGTTCGCAGAAGAAAAAGAACAGTGGATCTCAGCAGCCGGAAGAGCAAGCACAACATGT GATTTCTGATACCCGTCAAATGCAGCCTGGGCTGGATGATGGCGATCCACAGCAAATGGCAGGAGAGCAGGGTGTAGGAATGGACCCAGCAGCCAACAAATTATCTGAATTTGCAAATCGATCTGCCG GATTCCACTTGCAGCCAGTTGATCAGAGAGCACTACAACAGACGTCCATTCAACCCATCCAGCACTCccaacagcaacagcagcagcaacaaccccagcagcaacagcaaatgatgatgatgttgatgatgaagcagcaacagcagcagcagcagcaacagcaggacTTAGCAAAGCCAATTAGAATTCCAATGAACCCCAATACGCAACCATCAAAACCAACCTTAACGCCAGATGTATCAAGAATGCCAATGAACACAGCTGGTAATAAAGCAGTCATGGTAAGCATGCCTGGCCAGAGTGGAGTGCCACCATCACCAGATAAGTCAAGGATGCCCTTATTGGTTGGCCATCAAGCTGGCAACACTCTAAGGAAGATGACTTTCCAAGAAAGTATGCAAAACGTCCCATCATCAGTCCCCGAGGAAGGCAATCCAACTACTCATCATCCTGATGGAATGGGAACTGAGCTTTCGCTTCCCACTGGAGTCCAACTTAATCCAGGACCCCAGCCTGTTCCCCATCCAACTCAAGTGCTCATCACCGGGACTAAACCAGGACATTCTCAGATCCCAACACAAGGTGTAAGTCCACAACAGCAGGGACCTCTTCCTTTGCAAGGTGCTCACAACCTTCATTTTCCGAATAATACTACCACTACTACGCAAACCTCAAGACCGAAAACACCAAACCGAGCAAGCCCCAGACCCTACTttccccatacacccaccagtagACCGCCCAGCACAGAACCTTCTGAGATCAGCTTATCGCCCGAAAGGCTGAATGCTTCTATCGCAGGTCTCTTTCCCCCTCAAATCAACATTCTCTTGCCTCCTAGGCAGCCCCCTCTAAATAGAGGGTTTGATCAGCAGGGTCTAAATCCAACTACACTGAAAGCAATTGGACAGGCCCCAACCAGCATTCCTCCTCATGCCACCAACCCTTCTGTTTCTACAGCATCGCAAGCAAATAAACTGGATTCGGTTATAGTCAGTTCGGCTAAACAGGTTACTGCAAAACGTTCGACTGCCAGTACGAGCAGGAGAGCTAGCACTGGGGCCAGTAGGAAAACTTGTCAAAGTTCAGGCAGACAAAGTGGGAAAGCCCTGAAGTCGACCTTGACCCTTCAACAGAGCCCAGCCCTCATCCCAAACATGGATGTACAAAAGAACGTTCTGATGAATGCTGCACAAATTCTGTCAAATCCAATTCCCGGAAGTTTGAGTGATCCCACCAATACAGTTCCAACTGCTCCAAATCTACAAATGTCTGTCAGAATCCCAGCTAACAACTCTGAAGAAAGTGGTGGCAACAATGTGTTGAAACAGGTCTCTGGTAACAAGGAGCAGGTGACTTTTGAGTACAATCCTCAAAGCATAAACAAGTTGGGAAAGAAAAAAGGGCCTGAGATTCAAGCAAAACGGGGAACGAAGCCGCTAGAATCCAGtaaagctggtggatgtggagatgagaaAAGCCTGCGATCTTTACGAGAGGTTCCAATTTCATTTAATCAACTTTTGGATAATTCTGGTAGTCCTGGTGCTGCCATTAAGACCACTAGTTCCAATCAAATGGAGCAATCTACACCTGGAGATAAAGAGAAAGCAGTGGCACCCGATGAACCTGTTGTTAAGGAAATTCCTAGCACATCATCACAACTTGTTTGTGACACTGGTTTAGCACCGAATCGACCGGAAGCAGGAGAATTAAATACTAATGTGACTCCGAGCGGTCCAACATTGGTGCCTACACCAGTCGTATCTGCATCCATTTCTACTTCAAATCCAGTTACAGTGTTTTTGAATTCCAGTCCCATTAAGTCTACAAGCAATGTAATTGCACCTACACAGACTCAGTCCCAGCCTACAGTTGTTTCATCCGTTGTCACAATGCCGACCTTGGGGAGCAAAGTGATATCTGACGTACAGCCAGTGGTACAGGCAGGTTCACAGCCAGCATTTATTACCGCACCTGTATTTATAAATACATCTGTATTCCAGGTTGTTAAAGAACCTTTGCTACCCCAATCAACCACCGTTCCCAAAGTAACTTTACCTTCGACTTCTTCATTGGTATCCCAGTCTGTTACTGTAATCCAGGTATCTCACACTGCTCAGAGttcatcatgctctgcagtttcaaCGACCCCATCTGTTAATAACACCATTAACTCCACGTCTGCACCAACGAGTAGAATGCTGGCTCCAAAGTCATCTGCCTCCCCAGTTCAACCACCATCCACCTCTCCGGCTCCTCCAAACATCTCCTCACCATCTCCTCACAGGTCAGCTGCAGACTTCAACCTCAGTGAATCTCTTCAGAATAACGGCACGGTTGATCAAAGCTCCTCAGCTTCATCCCACCCAACAGCAGTTGCAACATCGCCCACTTCGGCTAGCCCAGGTAGCTCTAATAATAGTAGGCGAAGTCCAATATCATGCAACAAAGGAAGAGGGAAAGTAGATAAGATTGGTCAATTCCTTATGACCAAAGCGTGTCAGAAGGCATCCCCTGATAAAAAAGACGACCCACCAGCATCTGAATTGGCTTCCCCTGGTGTTGATGATCAGGGGCAAAAAGCAGCACTTCCTGGTAGCCCTGAAGGAGAAGTTGCTCCTGCAGAAACTAATCAGACCAATATTCCTTCTCCAGCTAGTCAACCAGATCTAGGCACTTCTGCTAACATCACACTTGGTGCAACTAGCAGCTCTACTTCTTCTGTCTCTGTTTCTTCACCTGCAAGTACATTGAATAGCACTTCTCAAAACAATGTCGCATCAGCTGCCAGCCCCCAAAGTCGTGAGCCTGAATCAGTAGTACCTGTTGGTGATAGCAGTCTTGCAGTCTCACAGTCTGAGGGAAGTTGTTCGTCAGCAGAGAAAGTGGGAGCAGATAAAGAACACCTACCAACTACag